The Fusarium keratoplasticum isolate Fu6.1 chromosome 8, whole genome shotgun sequence genome includes a region encoding these proteins:
- a CDS encoding G domain-containing protein translates to MNDLVRGAFGQLVPLGTLYNAKSDSFLDASILRNGQPFDAVIGRRINTSEITHNSSARYEDRIEPLGVSQDTAASILSGAIKVKGSSDYLQAEFDSTYSLHCAYHCTFITVADVLDLRRFNLREHMNLMPLQTLDSTHVVTAITWGFRNTFVINHEFLGDSETPQVERAFCRDLSRLKSFTESIAGHPEPDSHGASPLELRHTFYLYSDATSEGLEMAGLNEMRKFIHLRLADLPRTNRGRGFPLSYTLLPIDKLHRHIPGFQSIVVTPIPLPIEDFTEFMGHFDEFASRKKRLGNYYKSLLEKRPYVSEEHIRVVHVAIGDLN, encoded by the coding sequence ATGAATGACCTCGTTCGAGGTGCTTTTGGGCAGCTCGTCCCACTTGGCACACTCTATAATGCCAAATCAGACTCTTTCCTAGACGCCTCCATCTTACGCAACGGACAACCCTTCGATGCAGTGATCGGCCGGAGAATAAATACTTCTGAAATCACTCACAATTCGAGCGCAAGGTATGAGGATCGGATCGAGCCTCTTGGCGTAAGCCAAGACACAGCAGCGAGTATCCTCTCAGGTGCAATCAAGGTTAAGGGATCTTCCGACTACCTTCAAGCCGAGTTCGACTCTACATATTCTCTCCATTGCGCCTACCATTGTACATTCATCACAGTGGCAGACGTATTGGACCTAAGGAGATTCAACCTGAGAGAGCATATGAATCTAATGCCTCTACAGACTCTTGATAGCACACATGTGGTAACCGCCATCACCTGGGGCTTTCGAAACACGTTTGTGATCAATCATGAGTTTCTGGGCGATTCTGAAACACCCCAAGTTGAGCGAGCCTTCTGTCGGGACTTGAGTCGACTCAAATCTTTCACAGAATCCATCGCTGGACACCCTGAGCCCGACTCTCATGGAGCAAGCCCACTGGAGCTTCGACACACCTTCTATCTATACTCCGATGCTACCAGCGAGGGTCTAGAGATGGCTGGACTTAACGAGATGCGGAAGTTTATTCATCTCCGCTTGGCCGACTTGCCAAGAACGAACCGGGGCAGAGGGTTCCCTCTCTCCTACACCCTGCTTCCGATCGACAAGTTACATAGGCATATACCAGGATTCCAAAGCATCGTCGTCACTCCCATACCTTTGCCCATCGAAGACTTTACCGAGTTTATGGGTCACTTTGACGAGTTTGCCAGCCGCAAGAAGCGACTCGGCAACTACTACAAGAGCTTGTTAGAGAAGCGACC